The Coffea arabica cultivar ET-39 chromosome 1e, Coffea Arabica ET-39 HiFi, whole genome shotgun sequence genome has a window encoding:
- the LOC113734275 gene encoding rho GTPase-activating protein 2, with protein MNMTGMVMISNGGGCGGHGKDSSSTATSSRGGGGGGGVVGTEQSRRQQQQQQQLSLLEFLVAALRKSMVSCRVDRQEEAPISAALHPMEIGWPTNVQHVAHVTFDRFHGFLGLPLEFQVEIPSRVPSASVTVFGVSADSMQCSYDTRGNSVPTILLLMQERLYAQGGLKAEGIFRINPENSQEEHVRDQLNRGNVPDDIDVHCLAGLIKAWFRELPSGVLDGLSPEQVLQCNTEEDSVELVKQLNPTETALLNWAIDLMADVVEHEESNKMNARNVAMVFAPNMTQMSDPLTALMHAVQVMNLLKTLIMKTLREREETVTEGCSPMSSHSSDRPSGEEFESQQEDMETSCESTGPASDDDEPANYSHSSDEKDEIESLSDIEECFLRQLDENESAKNGFRKQLEGILCRDHGSPISCCTFGGDSYPFSSESKTGSSCLITDGEDSVALGLKAPDMNGMDADGGNTNDVERVELTAAPTPPVLLGVLTESI; from the exons ATGAACATGACAGGCATGGTTATGATATCAAATGGAGGCGGCTGCGGTGGCCATGGAAAGGACTCTTCCTCTACTGCTACTTCTtccagaggaggaggaggaggaggaggagttgTCGGCACAGAACAAAGCCGCcgccagcagcagcagcagcagcagctgtCGTTGCTGGAGTTTCTTGTAGCTGCCTTGAGGAAGTCCATGGTGTCTTGCCGAGTGGATCGGCAAGAGGAGGCCCCAATCTCCGCCGCCCTCCATCCCATGGAAATCGGGTGGCCCACCAACGTCCAGCACGTTGCCCACGTCACTTTCGACCGCTTTCATGGCTTTCTGGGTCTACCTCTCGAGTTCCAAGTTGAAATCCCCTCTAGAGTCCCCAGTGCCAG TGTGACTGTATTTGGAGTCTCTGCGGACTCAATGCAGTGCTCTTATGATACAAGAGGCAATAGTGTCCCAACAATTCTCTTACTGATGCAAGAGCGACTATATGCCCAAGGTGGTCTCAAG GCAGAAGGAATTTTTCGCATAAATCCAGAGAATAGCCAAGAGGAACACGTTAGGGACCAGCTCAACAGAGGCAATGTGCCAGACGATATCGATGTTCACTGTTTGGCTGGTCTTATTAAGGCCTGGTTTCGAGAGCTTCCATCTGGCGTGCTCGATGGGCTCTCCCCTGAGCAGGTCTTACAATGCAACACCGAAGAGGATTCTGTTGAGCTTGTAAAACAGTTGAACCCAACTGAGACCGCGTTGCTAAACTGGGCAATTGATCTCATGGCCGATGTTGTCGAGCACGAGGAGTCCAACAAAATGAATGCCAGGAATGTTGCAATGGTTTTTGCTCCAAACATGACTCAG ATGTCTGATCCACTGACAGCTCTTATGCATGCTGTTCAAGTTATGAACTTGTTGAAAACCCTCATCATGAAAACCTTGAGGGAGCGGGAAGAAACAGTGACTGAGGGGTGCTCGCCTATGTCATCTCATTCATCAGATAGGCCCAGCGGAGAAGAATTTGAGAGTCAACAAGAGGACATGGAAACGAGCTGCGAATCGACAGGGCCAgcaagtgatgatgatgaaccTGCCAATTACAGCCACAGCAGCGATGAAAAGGATGAAATTGAATCGTTAAGTGACATCGAAGAATGTTTCTTGAGGCAATTGGATGAGAATGAGAGTGCAAAAAATGGCTTTAGGAAACAGTTGGAGGGGATTCTATGCAGAGACCACGGTAGTCCCATTAGCTGCTGCACTTTCGGTGGAGATTCTTACCCTTTTTCTTCTGAGAGCAAAACAGGGAGTTCTTGCTTGATCACTGATGGAGAAGATTCAGTAGCTCTGGGGCTTAAGGCGCCTGacatgaatggaatggatgcaGATGGCGGAAATACCAATGATGTTGAGAGGGTAGAGCTTACGGCGGCACCTACTCCTCCAGTGCTGTTGGGGGTTCTAACTGAATCTATCTGA
- the LOC113734238 gene encoding sister-chromatid cohesion protein 3-like isoform X1 translates to MEDEQVASEIVTRRSKRTRAQTRANDDRAQPQAPHSKAANSTRGEISENEEEEREESSDDFEESRSKAKRNRATAVGVSASGRKPSQRLIEIIKGNGKQIPQLVKHWVERYEKDPKPATVELLTMLFEACGAKYHIKEEFLDKTDVDDVVVALVNLASKGAVEDYQSSKKEFKIFKDNLVAFWDSVVVECQNGPLFDQGLFDKCMDYIIALSCTPPRVYRQVASLMGLQLVTSFINVAKMLGVQRETTQRQLNAEKKKRTDGPRVESLNKRLSMTHERVTVIEEMMRKLFTGLFVHRYRDIDPEIRMSCIQSLGDWILLYPSLFLQDLYLKYLGWTLNDKSSGVRKASVLALQNLYEVDDNVPSLGVFTERFYKRMLELADDIDISVAVCAIGLVKQLLRHQLVPDEELGSLYDLLIDEPPEIRRAIGALVYDHLIAQKFNSSQSTEFSFAGDEDDSSEVHLSRMLQILREFSTDQILSTYVIDDVWEYMDAMKDWKCIISMLLDENPSSELSDVDATSLIRLICSSIKKAVGERIVPATDNRKQYYTKAQREMFDNHRRDITIAMMKNYPQLLRKFMVDKEKVPFLVEIIVHMNLELYSLKRQEQSFKNILKLVKEAFFKHGEKDALRSCVKAFNYCATESRGELQDFAQNQLKELEDELIIKFRSAMREIADGDDEYSLLVNLKRLYEFQLLRQIGIDSLYDDFCQILQRFRNIDEEVISFVLLNMYMHVAWSLHSIITSEKVSEATVASLLLKRTTLCEQLEHFLLHPENEEESKSGSQLACRVCTILAEIWCLFRMDNYASTKLESLGFCPSEPILQKFWRTCEQQLHVSDETEDEDVNKEYVEETNRDAVMIAAAKVVATEAVPKDYLGSEIISHFVMHGTSVAEIVKHLIAVLRKKDGDMSIILLDALKRAYQRHLVVLSTGRDESLASKSFQDCKHLAARLSGLFVGVSRNKYRSDILYIVSAGIEYAFRDAPKQLSFLDGAVLHFVSKLPPTDILNVLKDVEKRTENVNTDEDPSGWRPYFAFVDTLREKYDKDEGLQDEKEGTTVRRRGRPRKKQNLQGKKLFDENSSSEEEDSISESDQFAEGEEEKQEEEEEDAPLIRSFKSSSKLRALRVSREEKRSQAKMGDASRAAGDLAASRTSGASS, encoded by the exons ATGGAAGACGAGCAAGTCGCATCGGAGATCGTCACTCGCCGTTcg AAAAGAACTAGGGCTCAGACTAGAGCCAACGACGACCGAGCACAACCACAGGCCCCCCACAGCAAGGCCGCCAATAGCACTCGTGGAGAAATTAGCGAGAACGAGGAGGAGGAAAGAGAGGAGTCTTCTGACGATTTTGAAGAATCTCGCTCCAAAGCTAAGAGAAATAGGGCTACTGCTGTTGGTGTTTCCGCCTCCGGACGGAAGCCAAGCCAGCGCTTGATTG AGATTATTAAAGGGAATGGGAAACAAATTCCTCAATTGGTTAAACATTGGGTTGAAAGATATGAGAAAGATCCAAAGCCTGCAACAGTTGAACTTCTAACAATGCTCTTTGAG GCATGTGGAGCAAAGTATCACATTAAAGAAGAATTCCTGGATAAGACTGATGTTGACGATGTAGTAGTTGCTCTTGTTAATCTGGCCAGCAAA GGTGCAGTTGAAGATTATCAAAGTTCAaagaaggaattcaagattttcaaggatAATCTTGTGGCTTTCTGGGACAGTGTAGTTGTTGAGTGTCAAAATGGACCACTATTTGATCAGGGCTTATTTGACAAGTGTATGGACTACATAATTGCATTATCATG TACTCCTCCAAGAGTTTACCGTCAGGTTGCTTCACTGATGGGGCTTCAGCTTGTTACATCCTTCATAAATGTTGCCAAGATGCTTGGTGTACAGCGAGAAACTACTCAGAGGCAATTAAAtgctgaaaagaaaaaaagaactgATGGGCCCCGTGTGGAGTCGCTCAATAAGAGGCTATCCATGACACATGAGAGGGTAACTGTGATAGAGGAGATGATGCGCAAACTATTCACTGG GTTATTTGTACACCGGTACCGAGATATAGATCCTGAAATCCGAATGTCATGCATTCAGTCTCTTGGTGATTGGATTTTGTTATATCCATCACTGTTCCTCCAGGATTTGTACTTGAAATATCTGGGATGGACACTGAATGACAAA AGTTCTGGTGTACGAAAAGCTTCTGTCCTTGCGCTACAAAATCTTTATGAAGTGGATGATAATGTCCCATCCCTTGGCGTCTTCACCGAGAGGTTTTATAAACGGATGCTTGAGCTTGCTGATGACATTGATATTTCTGTGGCAGTATGTGCTATTGGACTTGTGAAACAACTACTAAG ACATCAACTTGTTCCTGATGAAGAATTAGGTTCTTTATATGACTTATTAATTGATGAGCCTCCAGAGATCAGGCGTGCCATTGGGGCACTAGTGTATGATCATTTGATTGCTCAGAAATTTAATAGCTCCCAATCTACAG aattttcttttgcaggtgaTGAAGATGATTCCTCGGAGGTTCATCTTAGTAGAATGTTACAGATATTGCGAGAGTTTTCAACTGATCAAATTCTTAGTACATATGTAATTGATGACGTCTGGGAGTACATGGATGCCATGAAA GACTGGAAGTGTATCATTTCTATGCTTTTGGATGAAAATCCATCTTCTGAGCTAAGTGATGTGGATGCCACAAGCTTGATTCGACTTATTTGCTCATCTATTAAAAAGGCAGTGGGAGAAAGGATTGTGCCAGCCACTGATAATAGAAAGCAGTATTATACTAAAGCACAACGA GAAATGTTTGACAACCACAGACGTGATATTACTATTGCTATGATGAAGAACTATCCTCAGCTTCTTCGCAAATTCATGGTTGACAAGGAAAAAGTACCATTTCTGGTGGAAATCATTGTTCATATGAATCTTGAACTTTATTCACTAAAGAGACAAGAGCAG AGTTTCAAAAATATACTTAAGCTTGTAAAAGAAGCATTCTTCAAGCACGGTGAAAAAGATGCTCTAAGATCTTGCGTCAAAGCTTTCAACTACTGTGCAACAGAGAGCCGAGGAGAGTTACAAGATTTTGcacaaaatcaattaaaagagCTTGAGGATGAGCTTATCATCAAATTTAGATCAGCAATGAGAGAAATTGCG GATGGTGATGATGAATACTCTCTCCTCGTAAATTTGAAAAGGTTATATGAATTCCAGTTGTTGAGACAAATTGGCATTGATAGCTTGTATGATGATTTTTGCCAGATCCTTCAACGTTTCAGAAACATAGACGAGGAG GTCATCTCTTTCGTTCTTCTTAACATGTATATGCATGTTGCCTGGTCGCTGCATTCAATTATAACTAGTGAAAAAGTCTCTGAGGCAACAGTGGCCTCCCTTCTGCTGAAACGCACTACCTTGTGTGAACAACTTGAGCACTTTCTACTCCATCCTGAAAATGAAGAAGAGAGTAAATCTGGAAGTCAGTTGGCATGCAGG GTATGTACAATACTTGCGGAAATCTGGTGCTTGTTCAGAATGGATAATTATGCTTCAACAAAATTGGAAAGCCTAGGCTTTTGTCCATCTGAGCCCATTCTTCAAAAGTTTTGGAGAACGTGTGAGCAACAACTGCATGTTTCAG ACGAAACAGAAGATGAAGATGTTAACAAGGAATATGTTGAGGAGACCAATCGTGATGCCGTTATGATTGCTGCTGCGAAAGTTGTTGCTACTGAAGCAGTTCCTAAG GATTATCTTGGTTCAGAGATTATCTCTCATTTTGTGATGCACGGAACGAGTGTGGCTGAGATTGTAAAGCATCTAATTGCTGTTTTACGGAAAAAAGATGGTGATATGTCAATTATTCTCCTAGATGCTTTAAAAAGG GCCTATCAACGGCATCTGGTAGTACTTTCTACTGGCCGTGATGAGTCCCTAGCGAGCAAGTCATTTCAGGACTGTAAACATCTGGCTGCTCGGCTTTCTGGACTTTTCGTCGGCGTTTCTCGAAACAAGTATAGATCGGACATTCTTTATATTGTCTCAGCTGGAATTGAGTATGCATTTAGGGATGCACCAAAGCAACTGTCTTTCTTGGATGGCGCTGTTCTGCATTTTGTGTCCAAACTTCCCCCAACCGATATTCTGAATGT GCTGAAAGATGTTGAAAAAAGAACTGAAAACGTCAACACCGACGAAGATCCCAGCGGCTGGCGCCCATATTTTGCATTTGTTGACACTCTTCGTGAGAAGTATGACAAAGATGAGGGCTTACAAG ATGAGAAAGAAGGGACAACTGTGAGACGCCGTGGTCGCCCAAGAAAAAAGCAGAATTTACAAGGAAAGAAACTCTTTGATGAGAATAGTTCAAGTGAAGAAGAAGATTCAATCAGTGAATCTGATCAGTTTGCTGAAGGTGAAGAAGAGAagcaagaagaggaagaagaggacgCTCCTTTGATACGGTCCTTTAAATCATCATCCAAGTTAAGGGCACTGAGGGTTTCCAGGGAGGAAAAGAGAAGTCAAGCTAAAATGGGGGACGCTAGTAGAGCTGCAGGGGACTTGGCTGCTTCCAGAACATCAG GGGCTTCCAGCTAG
- the LOC113734238 gene encoding sister-chromatid cohesion protein 3-like isoform X2, giving the protein MEDEQVASEIVTRRSKRTRAQTRANDDRAQPQAPHSKAANSTRGEISENEEEEREESSDDFEESRSKAKRNRATAVGVSASGRKPSQRLIEIIKGNGKQIPQLVKHWVERYEKDPKPATVELLTMLFEACGAKYHIKEEFLDKTDVDDVVVALVNLASKGAVEDYQSSKKEFKIFKDNLVAFWDSVVVECQNGPLFDQGLFDKCMDYIIALSCTPPRVYRQVASLMGLQLVTSFINVAKMLGVQRETTQRQLNAEKKKRTDGPRVESLNKRLSMTHERVTVIEEMMRKLFTGLFVHRYRDIDPEIRMSCIQSLGDWILLYPSLFLQDLYLKYLGWTLNDKSSGVRKASVLALQNLYEVDDNVPSLGVFTERFYKRMLELADDIDISVAVCAIGLVKQLLRHQLVPDEELGSLYDLLIDEPPEIRRAIGALVYDHLIAQKFNSSQSTGDEDDSSEVHLSRMLQILREFSTDQILSTYVIDDVWEYMDAMKDWKCIISMLLDENPSSELSDVDATSLIRLICSSIKKAVGERIVPATDNRKQYYTKAQREMFDNHRRDITIAMMKNYPQLLRKFMVDKEKVPFLVEIIVHMNLELYSLKRQEQSFKNILKLVKEAFFKHGEKDALRSCVKAFNYCATESRGELQDFAQNQLKELEDELIIKFRSAMREIADGDDEYSLLVNLKRLYEFQLLRQIGIDSLYDDFCQILQRFRNIDEEVISFVLLNMYMHVAWSLHSIITSEKVSEATVASLLLKRTTLCEQLEHFLLHPENEEESKSGSQLACRVCTILAEIWCLFRMDNYASTKLESLGFCPSEPILQKFWRTCEQQLHVSDETEDEDVNKEYVEETNRDAVMIAAAKVVATEAVPKDYLGSEIISHFVMHGTSVAEIVKHLIAVLRKKDGDMSIILLDALKRAYQRHLVVLSTGRDESLASKSFQDCKHLAARLSGLFVGVSRNKYRSDILYIVSAGIEYAFRDAPKQLSFLDGAVLHFVSKLPPTDILNVLKDVEKRTENVNTDEDPSGWRPYFAFVDTLREKYDKDEGLQDEKEGTTVRRRGRPRKKQNLQGKKLFDENSSSEEEDSISESDQFAEGEEEKQEEEEEDAPLIRSFKSSSKLRALRVSREEKRSQAKMGDASRAAGDLAASRTSGASS; this is encoded by the exons ATGGAAGACGAGCAAGTCGCATCGGAGATCGTCACTCGCCGTTcg AAAAGAACTAGGGCTCAGACTAGAGCCAACGACGACCGAGCACAACCACAGGCCCCCCACAGCAAGGCCGCCAATAGCACTCGTGGAGAAATTAGCGAGAACGAGGAGGAGGAAAGAGAGGAGTCTTCTGACGATTTTGAAGAATCTCGCTCCAAAGCTAAGAGAAATAGGGCTACTGCTGTTGGTGTTTCCGCCTCCGGACGGAAGCCAAGCCAGCGCTTGATTG AGATTATTAAAGGGAATGGGAAACAAATTCCTCAATTGGTTAAACATTGGGTTGAAAGATATGAGAAAGATCCAAAGCCTGCAACAGTTGAACTTCTAACAATGCTCTTTGAG GCATGTGGAGCAAAGTATCACATTAAAGAAGAATTCCTGGATAAGACTGATGTTGACGATGTAGTAGTTGCTCTTGTTAATCTGGCCAGCAAA GGTGCAGTTGAAGATTATCAAAGTTCAaagaaggaattcaagattttcaaggatAATCTTGTGGCTTTCTGGGACAGTGTAGTTGTTGAGTGTCAAAATGGACCACTATTTGATCAGGGCTTATTTGACAAGTGTATGGACTACATAATTGCATTATCATG TACTCCTCCAAGAGTTTACCGTCAGGTTGCTTCACTGATGGGGCTTCAGCTTGTTACATCCTTCATAAATGTTGCCAAGATGCTTGGTGTACAGCGAGAAACTACTCAGAGGCAATTAAAtgctgaaaagaaaaaaagaactgATGGGCCCCGTGTGGAGTCGCTCAATAAGAGGCTATCCATGACACATGAGAGGGTAACTGTGATAGAGGAGATGATGCGCAAACTATTCACTGG GTTATTTGTACACCGGTACCGAGATATAGATCCTGAAATCCGAATGTCATGCATTCAGTCTCTTGGTGATTGGATTTTGTTATATCCATCACTGTTCCTCCAGGATTTGTACTTGAAATATCTGGGATGGACACTGAATGACAAA AGTTCTGGTGTACGAAAAGCTTCTGTCCTTGCGCTACAAAATCTTTATGAAGTGGATGATAATGTCCCATCCCTTGGCGTCTTCACCGAGAGGTTTTATAAACGGATGCTTGAGCTTGCTGATGACATTGATATTTCTGTGGCAGTATGTGCTATTGGACTTGTGAAACAACTACTAAG ACATCAACTTGTTCCTGATGAAGAATTAGGTTCTTTATATGACTTATTAATTGATGAGCCTCCAGAGATCAGGCGTGCCATTGGGGCACTAGTGTATGATCATTTGATTGCTCAGAAATTTAATAGCTCCCAATCTACAG gtgaTGAAGATGATTCCTCGGAGGTTCATCTTAGTAGAATGTTACAGATATTGCGAGAGTTTTCAACTGATCAAATTCTTAGTACATATGTAATTGATGACGTCTGGGAGTACATGGATGCCATGAAA GACTGGAAGTGTATCATTTCTATGCTTTTGGATGAAAATCCATCTTCTGAGCTAAGTGATGTGGATGCCACAAGCTTGATTCGACTTATTTGCTCATCTATTAAAAAGGCAGTGGGAGAAAGGATTGTGCCAGCCACTGATAATAGAAAGCAGTATTATACTAAAGCACAACGA GAAATGTTTGACAACCACAGACGTGATATTACTATTGCTATGATGAAGAACTATCCTCAGCTTCTTCGCAAATTCATGGTTGACAAGGAAAAAGTACCATTTCTGGTGGAAATCATTGTTCATATGAATCTTGAACTTTATTCACTAAAGAGACAAGAGCAG AGTTTCAAAAATATACTTAAGCTTGTAAAAGAAGCATTCTTCAAGCACGGTGAAAAAGATGCTCTAAGATCTTGCGTCAAAGCTTTCAACTACTGTGCAACAGAGAGCCGAGGAGAGTTACAAGATTTTGcacaaaatcaattaaaagagCTTGAGGATGAGCTTATCATCAAATTTAGATCAGCAATGAGAGAAATTGCG GATGGTGATGATGAATACTCTCTCCTCGTAAATTTGAAAAGGTTATATGAATTCCAGTTGTTGAGACAAATTGGCATTGATAGCTTGTATGATGATTTTTGCCAGATCCTTCAACGTTTCAGAAACATAGACGAGGAG GTCATCTCTTTCGTTCTTCTTAACATGTATATGCATGTTGCCTGGTCGCTGCATTCAATTATAACTAGTGAAAAAGTCTCTGAGGCAACAGTGGCCTCCCTTCTGCTGAAACGCACTACCTTGTGTGAACAACTTGAGCACTTTCTACTCCATCCTGAAAATGAAGAAGAGAGTAAATCTGGAAGTCAGTTGGCATGCAGG GTATGTACAATACTTGCGGAAATCTGGTGCTTGTTCAGAATGGATAATTATGCTTCAACAAAATTGGAAAGCCTAGGCTTTTGTCCATCTGAGCCCATTCTTCAAAAGTTTTGGAGAACGTGTGAGCAACAACTGCATGTTTCAG ACGAAACAGAAGATGAAGATGTTAACAAGGAATATGTTGAGGAGACCAATCGTGATGCCGTTATGATTGCTGCTGCGAAAGTTGTTGCTACTGAAGCAGTTCCTAAG GATTATCTTGGTTCAGAGATTATCTCTCATTTTGTGATGCACGGAACGAGTGTGGCTGAGATTGTAAAGCATCTAATTGCTGTTTTACGGAAAAAAGATGGTGATATGTCAATTATTCTCCTAGATGCTTTAAAAAGG GCCTATCAACGGCATCTGGTAGTACTTTCTACTGGCCGTGATGAGTCCCTAGCGAGCAAGTCATTTCAGGACTGTAAACATCTGGCTGCTCGGCTTTCTGGACTTTTCGTCGGCGTTTCTCGAAACAAGTATAGATCGGACATTCTTTATATTGTCTCAGCTGGAATTGAGTATGCATTTAGGGATGCACCAAAGCAACTGTCTTTCTTGGATGGCGCTGTTCTGCATTTTGTGTCCAAACTTCCCCCAACCGATATTCTGAATGT GCTGAAAGATGTTGAAAAAAGAACTGAAAACGTCAACACCGACGAAGATCCCAGCGGCTGGCGCCCATATTTTGCATTTGTTGACACTCTTCGTGAGAAGTATGACAAAGATGAGGGCTTACAAG ATGAGAAAGAAGGGACAACTGTGAGACGCCGTGGTCGCCCAAGAAAAAAGCAGAATTTACAAGGAAAGAAACTCTTTGATGAGAATAGTTCAAGTGAAGAAGAAGATTCAATCAGTGAATCTGATCAGTTTGCTGAAGGTGAAGAAGAGAagcaagaagaggaagaagaggacgCTCCTTTGATACGGTCCTTTAAATCATCATCCAAGTTAAGGGCACTGAGGGTTTCCAGGGAGGAAAAGAGAAGTCAAGCTAAAATGGGGGACGCTAGTAGAGCTGCAGGGGACTTGGCTGCTTCCAGAACATCAG GGGCTTCCAGCTAG
- the LOC113734276 gene encoding NPL4-like protein 2 — MMLRIRSRDGLERLKIENPQSTIGELKSQIESQLRVPTQSQTLSTNQNLLLAKTLDDLSRFTDMSNPQTPLSSLNLTHGSIIFLAYDGERTVAGGPLINPAGSFGKKMTMDDLIAKQMRVTRQEVSHCELVSFDRDAANAFQHYVNDTLAFAVKRGGFMYGTVSPEGKVEVDFIYEPPQQGTDENLILLRDPDEEKLVEAIAAGLGMRKVGFIFTQTISQDKKDFTMSNAEILQAAELHAEGDLKEWVTAVVKLEVNEDGLANVHFEAFQMSDMCIRLFKEGWFETVIPEGLDPKLSRMKKDVVVGVKDTKEVDNDFFLVVVKISDHQGPLSSTFPIENRNDLVTMKALRSHLDRAKNLPFVKRISDFHLLLLLARFLDINADVPALAECVHTRSAVPEGYQLLIESMASAS, encoded by the exons ATGATGCTACGAATTCGAAGCAGAGATGGGCTGGAAAGACTCAAAATCGAAAACCCACAATCCACAATCGGCGAACTCAAATCCCAAATCGAATCCCAACTCCGGGTTCCCACCCAATCCCAAACCCTCTCCACCAATCAAAACCTCTTGTTGGCCAAAACCCTAGATGATCTCTCCAGGTTCACCGACATGTCCAATCCCCAAACCCCACTCTCCTCCCTCAACCTCACCCACGGCTCCATCATTTTTCTCGCATACGACGGCGAACGCACTGTCGCCGGTGGCCCCCTCATCAACCCCGCCGGCTCCTTCGGCAAGAAGATGACCATGGATGACCTCATCGCTAAGCAAATGCGGGTTACGCGCCAAGAGGTTTCTCACTGTGAATTAGTGTCTTTCGATCGCGACGCCGCTAACGCCTTCCAGCATTATGTAAACGATACCCTGGCTTTTGCGGTGAAGCGCGGGGGTTTTATGTACGGAACGGTGTCTCCGGAGGGAAAAGTGGAGGTGGATTTTATATACGAGCCGCCGCAGCAGGGGACGGATGAGAATTTGATTCTCTTGCGCGATCCAGATGAGGAAAAACTGGTGGAAGCGATAGCTGCGGGGTTGGGGATGAGGAAAGTGGGATTTATATTTACGCAGACCATTAGTCAGGACAAGAAGGATTTCACCATGTCCAATGCCGAGATTTTGCAGGCTGCCGAGCTGCATGCTGAGGGCGATTTGAAGGAGTGGGTCACGGCGGTGGTGAAGCTGGAGGTGAATGAAGATGGGCTTGCTAATGTGCATTTTGAGGCGTTTCAGATGAGCGATATGTGCATTAGGTTGTTCAAGGAAGGATGGTTTGAGACAGTAATTCCGGAAGGGCTTGATCCGAAGCTATCTAGAATGAAAAAGGATGTTGTAGTCGGAGTGAAAGATACTAAAGAGGTTGACAATGACTTCTTCTTGGTCGTTGTCAAGATTTCTGATCACCAG GGTCCTCTTTCATCAACATTTCCAATTGAGAACAGAAATGATCTTGTCACCATGAAAGCTTTGAGAAGCCATCTGGACCGAGCAAAGAACCTCCCATTTGTGAAGCGAATTTCTGACTTCCATCTGCTACTCTTGCTGGCTAGGTTTTTGGACATCAATGCTGATGTCCCTGCATTGGCTGAATGTGTCCATACACGGTCAGCTGTTCCTGAAGGTTACCAGCTTCTAATTGAATCAATGGCTAGCGCATCCTGA